The Pedosphaera parvula Ellin514 region AGAAGGCAAGCTGCCCGGCTTCACCGGCGCAGTAGGTAATTACCAATTGGAGCCACCTAGACTTTCGAAGGATGAAGTGCGGGCGGGTGAGCCGGTTACCATGACTGTCAATCTCCACGGGGACGGTAATCTCGGTCGTTTAAGCCCTCCTCAAGTGCCTTTGCTTAAACAGTGGGAGGGTTTCCCGCCAGTCGCCGATAACTCACTCCCACCCGCCATTGTGCAACAACGCGGGTTTGTCAGTTTTACCTACACCCTCGTTCCGCTTTCAGATAAGGTGGATGCCACAACCGCCATTCCTTTCAGCTACTTTGAGCCCAGGAAGAAAATTTACATCGATCTTACCATCCCGACTGTAGCCATCCGAGTAAAGCCCGCGCCCGGCGGTGATCTGGCACTCAAAGAACGCGAAGCCGACAATGCTTCCAAATCTCAGGATTTGGCTGAAGAGGACAAACCGCCTGTGATGGCTGGTCTTATCGCCAGGCCCGGGAGAGCAGCCAGTCTGGCTCCTTTGCAGCAAAGGTGGTGGTTTCTTGGGTTGCAGGCATTGCCTGCCGCGGGAATAGGAGGGCTTTGGGCCTGGGACAGGCGCCGACGTTATTTGGAACAAAACCCTGGGGTGGTTCTGAAGCGAAAAGCTCGTCGCGGGCTTCGCAAGCAGCTTCAAGCAGCGCGCCGGGCTGCGGCACGCGGAGACACCAATGGCTTTGTGCTGAGCGGCATAAACGCGTTGCGCGAAGCCTGTGCCCCCCATGTGCCGGCCCGGCCGGAGTCTTTGGTGTGCACGGATGTACTGGACGTTTTGCCCAGGGCTCAAAGGGAAGGTGAGAGCGGTCAGTTGGTAAGACACTTTTTCGCGGCCGCCGACGGGATCCTCTTTGGTGGCACGACCCGCGAGGTCACCGGCTTGCTGGCGCAGCAATCAGAGTTGGAAAAATTATTGGAACAACTCGGGGAGCGCTTATGAGAATGTTCAAGAAGCTTGAATGGTCACCTGTTTTTTGCTGCGTGTTCATGCTCCTCATGCTGTGCGTTAGTAATCTGTTTGCGGGAAACCCGGTAACAACCGAAGCGCTGTTCAAGCAGGGAGTGCAGGCATATGCTGGTGGTGAGTTCGACCAAAGTGCGGAATTTTTTCGTCAAGCCACGACGGTTTCCCCTTCCTTCGGGGCATTGCACAATCTTGGAAACGCCGAATGGAAAGCCGGACATGGTGGCGCTGCAATTCTTGCCTGGGAGCAGGCGCAATGGTTGTCTCCTTTCAGCAAACAGACGCGCGAGAACCTGCTGTTTGCGCGCCGGGAGGCACAATTGGATGCGCCAGAACTGACCTGGTATGAAGTCTGTTCAAGCTGGCTGC contains the following coding sequences:
- a CDS encoding BatD family protein yields the protein MMLRKTLSTVLGISLSFTGISSFGQITNSIRPRVATVRPFRVVQGNLQPSPGGPDVFDSLVSSAASFDMDSPVEAKAEFDPPVATVGGKVIYRVVLTALDESVKVPDQLPVPPGLELHQGGRGQSYNNVGGLKLRPQTTILYHLSVTNTGTFTIPSFEITAYSKPVKVPEAKLTVMSAGSIAAYEPPHLFLQVPKEDVYVGQALRISLVLPDTGDGNVGGLAQAKIKGEFIFSEPFSLGMRREPIQRNGTNILALIQEVMVTPLREGEQEIVGQAHSVSSRIVPGQTPVFQSTSLLVDSDPVKLNVKALPEEGKLPGFTGAVGNYQLEPPRLSKDEVRAGEPVTMTVNLHGDGNLGRLSPPQVPLLKQWEGFPPVADNSLPPAIVQQRGFVSFTYTLVPLSDKVDATTAIPFSYFEPRKKIYIDLTIPTVAIRVKPAPGGDLALKEREADNASKSQDLAEEDKPPVMAGLIARPGRAASLAPLQQRWWFLGLQALPAAGIGGLWAWDRRRRYLEQNPGVVLKRKARRGLRKQLQAARRAAARGDTNGFVLSGINALREACAPHVPARPESLVCTDVLDVLPRAQREGESGQLVRHFFAAADGILFGGTTREVTGLLAQQSELEKLLEQLGERL